One region of Dokdonia sp. 4H-3-7-5 genomic DNA includes:
- a CDS encoding DUF885 domain-containing protein, which yields MKHIIILLVFCISINVCAQNSSEQLAKIIEDSQEFKWQDDLAEEHPMGVFSKERFEKESAFAKAQLKKLQAISSETLSETERISLELLKFKLQETVDYYEYESYLNPLLSDSGFHSSWNYMVRPISTYKQAVSYLNKLKALPEVVDQYLPLLREGVAKGVSQPRVIFNGYESTYDSQIVANYKDSFYYEPFSNLPSSISGSQRDSLLVAARRVIEQQVVPSFERVKTFFEREYLPKTRTTLGVSETPNGKAYYQNRINYYTTLDITADEVHNKGLAEVERIKAEMQKIIMEVNLEGSFADFLQFLRTDKQFYATSPEELLMIARDMAKRADAQLPRFFKTLPRKPYGVAPVPDAIAPKYTTGRYVGSAKGSTNPGYYWVNTYDLPSRPVYVLPSLTVHEAVPGHHLQGSLNQELGDSIPTFRKNMYVNAYGEGWGLYCEYLAAEMGIYTTPYERFGQLTYEMWRACRLVVDTGLHAKGWTREQVVNYMSENTALSIHEINTETDRYISWPGQALAYKMGELKIRELRTLAEKELGAKFDIREFHEIILEQGTVTLAILERRVKHWIEKNS from the coding sequence ATGAAGCATATAATTATACTGCTTGTTTTCTGTATTTCAATAAATGTTTGCGCTCAGAATTCTTCGGAGCAGCTTGCAAAAATTATAGAAGATAGTCAGGAGTTCAAGTGGCAAGATGATTTAGCAGAAGAGCATCCTATGGGTGTATTTTCAAAAGAACGGTTTGAAAAGGAGTCCGCTTTCGCGAAAGCACAACTTAAAAAACTACAAGCTATATCATCAGAAACATTGTCTGAGACGGAGCGTATATCTCTAGAACTTTTGAAGTTTAAACTTCAGGAAACGGTAGATTACTACGAATATGAAAGCTATTTAAATCCGCTGTTGTCAGATTCGGGTTTTCATAGTAGTTGGAATTATATGGTGCGTCCCATAAGTACGTATAAGCAAGCGGTTTCATACCTCAATAAGCTGAAAGCGTTACCAGAAGTTGTAGATCAATATTTGCCATTGTTGAGAGAAGGAGTTGCAAAAGGTGTCTCACAGCCGCGCGTAATTTTTAATGGATATGAGAGTACGTATGATTCACAAATTGTAGCCAATTATAAAGATAGCTTCTATTATGAACCATTCTCAAACTTACCAAGTTCAATCTCAGGCTCGCAAAGAGATTCGCTATTGGTAGCTGCTAGAAGGGTAATAGAACAACAAGTTGTTCCATCTTTTGAAAGGGTTAAAACATTCTTTGAAAGAGAATATCTCCCTAAAACGCGCACTACACTTGGAGTTTCAGAAACACCCAATGGAAAAGCATATTATCAAAACAGAATAAATTATTACACCACCCTAGATATCACTGCAGATGAGGTGCATAACAAAGGACTCGCTGAAGTTGAACGCATTAAAGCCGAAATGCAGAAAATTATTATGGAAGTAAACCTCGAAGGATCCTTTGCAGATTTTTTACAGTTTCTGCGTACAGATAAACAATTTTATGCTACCTCTCCAGAGGAACTGCTTATGATTGCTCGCGACATGGCAAAAAGAGCAGATGCTCAGTTACCTCGATTTTTTAAAACCTTACCTCGCAAACCATACGGAGTGGCGCCAGTACCGGATGCAATTGCTCCAAAGTATACAACAGGACGATATGTAGGTAGTGCAAAAGGAAGCACAAATCCTGGATACTACTGGGTAAACACCTATGATTTACCTAGTCGTCCGGTGTATGTGCTGCCATCACTTACAGTTCATGAAGCCGTTCCTGGGCATCACTTACAAGGATCGCTTAATCAAGAGCTGGGGGATAGCATTCCAACATTTAGAAAAAATATGTATGTAAATGCATATGGTGAGGGATGGGGATTGTATTGTGAATATTTAGCTGCCGAAATGGGAATATATACAACACCGTATGAACGTTTTGGACAACTCACTTATGAGATGTGGCGTGCTTGCAGACTTGTGGTAGATACTGGATTACACGCAAAAGGATGGACAAGGGAGCAAGTGGTAAATTATATGTCTGAGAACACAGCGCTTTCCATACATGAAATTAATACGGAGACAGATAGGTATATCTCATGGCCAGGACAAGCGCTTGCTTATAAAATGGGCGAACTCAAAATAAGAGAATTAAGAACACTAGCAGAGAAAGAGCTAGGTGCTAAGTTTGACATTAGAGAATTTCATGAGATTATCTTAGAGCAAGGAACGGTAACACTCGCTATACTTGAAAGACGAGTGAAACACTGGATTGAGAAAAATAGTTAG
- a CDS encoding aldehyde dehydrogenase (NADP(+)) — translation MITGKNQIGFTQSAKGAVTYKTINPQLNKENPTAFYEATQQEIDTACALAHNAFHPYSQIKGSKRASFLNTIADEIEALGSDLTDMYTQESGLPEGRAQGELGRTLGQLRMFAELVSQDKWRNPIGVGNTSGLKKALIPIGPVVVFGASNFPLAFSTAGGDTASALAAGCPVIVKSHPMHSGTGEMVATTIIKAAQKTGMPEGVFSNLNSAGIEVGEQLVKHTAIKAVGFTGSHTGGRALYNLAAQRDTLIPVFAEMGSINPVIITQEALKSRGSQIAETYAGSITQGVGQFCTNPGLIITVASDEAQAFVNDLANNLSKVEEGCMLHPRIQSGFTSGEKEMEKVPEVTFVMSTKSSKENHAAPTLAVVKGVDFINNSQLHKEVFGPFSMVVLAKDEAELLKIIENLEGQLTATLIAQDEEVATLQDITLALQDKVGRIIYNGVPTGVAVEDGMTHGGPYPASTDSRFTAVGNHSILRWVRPFSFQDFPSTLLPDYLK, via the coding sequence ATGATTACAGGAAAGAATCAAATAGGTTTTACACAGAGTGCTAAGGGCGCCGTTACCTATAAAACTATAAATCCTCAATTAAATAAGGAAAATCCAACCGCATTTTACGAGGCTACTCAACAAGAAATAGACACAGCTTGCGCGCTTGCTCACAACGCTTTTCATCCCTACAGTCAAATAAAAGGAAGTAAACGCGCAAGCTTTTTAAATACTATTGCAGACGAGATAGAGGCTCTTGGCTCAGATCTTACAGATATGTATACGCAAGAAAGCGGTCTGCCAGAAGGTAGGGCACAAGGAGAGCTAGGCAGAACCTTAGGGCAGCTTAGAATGTTTGCAGAGTTAGTGTCACAAGACAAGTGGCGTAATCCTATAGGAGTTGGTAACACCAGCGGACTTAAAAAAGCATTGATTCCTATAGGGCCTGTGGTAGTTTTTGGGGCTAGTAATTTTCCGCTGGCTTTTTCTACGGCTGGTGGTGATACTGCAAGTGCGCTTGCAGCTGGATGTCCTGTTATTGTAAAATCTCACCCTATGCATTCTGGTACAGGAGAGATGGTGGCAACTACTATTATAAAAGCTGCACAAAAAACAGGAATGCCAGAGGGTGTTTTTTCTAATCTTAATAGTGCGGGTATTGAAGTAGGAGAGCAACTCGTAAAACACACGGCAATTAAAGCAGTTGGATTTACGGGTAGTCATACTGGTGGTCGTGCACTGTACAATCTCGCGGCACAAAGAGATACTCTTATTCCAGTTTTTGCAGAGATGGGAAGTATTAATCCAGTGATTATAACGCAGGAGGCTTTAAAAAGTAGAGGCTCTCAAATAGCCGAAACATATGCAGGTTCTATTACGCAAGGTGTAGGCCAGTTTTGTACAAATCCAGGACTAATTATTACCGTTGCTAGTGATGAAGCTCAAGCTTTTGTAAATGATCTAGCAAATAATCTGAGCAAGGTAGAGGAAGGATGCATGTTGCATCCACGTATACAATCTGGATTTACTAGCGGAGAGAAAGAAATGGAAAAAGTACCTGAAGTCACTTTTGTGATGAGTACTAAGAGCAGTAAAGAAAACCATGCAGCTCCCACACTAGCAGTTGTAAAAGGTGTAGATTTTATCAATAATTCTCAGCTGCACAAAGAAGTTTTTGGTCCTTTTTCTATGGTTGTGCTTGCAAAAGATGAAGCCGAGTTATTAAAGATTATAGAAAATCTAGAAGGGCAGCTTACGGCTACTCTTATTGCTCAAGATGAAGAGGTTGCAACATTACAAGATATTACACTAGCTTTACAAGACAAGGTAGGTCGCATCATTTACAACGGAGTTCCCACAGGAGTTGCGGTAGAAGATGGCATGACACACGGAGGACCATATCCAGCAAGTACAGATAGTCGCTTTACGGCGGTAGGGAATCATAGTATTTTGCGTTGGGTGAGACCTTTTAGTTTTCAAGACTTTCCTTCCACGCTGTTGCCAGATTATCTAAAATAA
- a CDS encoding dihydrodipicolinate synthase family protein, with translation MSIEWRGVMPAVTTKFTKKDELDLDMFAVNIKAQLDAGVHGIVLGGTLGEASTLEDHEKRTLTTETVKLVNGSVPVMINIAEQSTKGAIAAAQKAEEDGASGLMMLPPMRYNAGDAEVVTYFQDVASSTSLPIMIYNNPVDYKIEVTLNMFETLLKHDNIQAVKESTRDISNVTRIKNNFGDRLKIMTGVDTLALESLLMGADGWVAGLVCAFPAETVAIYELQKAGRIKEAIEIYRWFLPLLELDINPKLVQNIKLAEVHTGIGTEDVRKPRLPLSGDEREHVLQVIKSGMASRPSLPAYKNL, from the coding sequence ATGAGTATAGAATGGAGAGGTGTCATGCCTGCGGTCACGACAAAATTCACAAAAAAAGACGAGCTGGATCTTGACATGTTTGCTGTAAACATCAAAGCCCAACTTGACGCGGGAGTGCACGGTATTGTACTAGGTGGCACACTAGGGGAGGCAAGTACTCTAGAAGATCATGAAAAGCGCACACTTACTACGGAGACGGTAAAACTTGTAAATGGTAGCGTACCGGTTATGATAAATATTGCGGAGCAATCTACAAAAGGAGCCATCGCTGCCGCACAGAAAGCTGAGGAAGATGGAGCAAGTGGCCTTATGATGCTTCCTCCTATGCGATATAATGCAGGAGATGCTGAAGTGGTTACTTATTTTCAAGATGTTGCAAGTAGTACTAGCTTACCTATCATGATTTATAATAATCCTGTAGATTATAAAATAGAGGTCACTCTTAACATGTTTGAGACCTTGCTAAAACATGATAATATTCAAGCTGTAAAAGAAAGTACTCGCGATATTTCCAATGTAACACGCATTAAAAATAACTTTGGAGATAGGCTTAAAATAATGACTGGCGTTGATACACTAGCGCTAGAGTCATTATTGATGGGAGCAGATGGCTGGGTCGCAGGTTTAGTATGTGCTTTTCCAGCAGAGACTGTAGCAATATACGAGCTGCAAAAGGCTGGTAGAATTAAAGAAGCAATTGAGATTTATCGCTGGTTCTTACCACTACTAGAATTAGATATAAACCCTAAACTGGTACAAAACATAAAACTTGCAGAGGTCCACACTGGAATAGGGACAGAAGATGTGCGTAAACCTAGGCTGCCACTTTCTGGAGATGAGAGAGAACATGTCTTGCAAGTAATAAAAAGTGGAATGGCTAGTAGACCTAGTTTGCCTGCCTATAAAAACTTATAA
- a CDS encoding AraC family transcriptional regulator — MRVLPFKIPKPSNSAILFQVDQGVLYNALHHHEEIQISYIKKGTGTLVAGDTVHSFSAGEVIVLGSFQPHVFNSDTADCLMYSVFFSTVSFGDIFLQLEEGKGIADFNAFAKAGFKTSITPEIASLFQHINTAQGMHRLGHFIDLITVLKIKKSISLSTFIYERHISEKDGKRMSAIFDFTLANYRREVHLNDLASLTSMTPHSFCKYFKQRTNKSYFSFLTEVRIAHACSLLEAQQEISIADVADRCGYKTLSHFNKSFKKLMKITPSAYRNKNRL; from the coding sequence ATGCGTGTACTTCCTTTTAAAATTCCGAAGCCCAGCAATTCTGCTATTCTATTTCAAGTAGATCAAGGTGTTTTATACAATGCACTCCATCATCATGAGGAAATCCAAATAAGCTACATTAAGAAAGGAACGGGAACTCTAGTGGCAGGAGATACTGTTCATTCATTTTCGGCTGGAGAGGTGATTGTTTTAGGCAGCTTTCAGCCCCACGTATTTAATAGTGACACTGCAGATTGCTTGATGTATTCTGTATTTTTTAGTACAGTATCTTTTGGCGATATATTTTTACAACTAGAAGAAGGAAAAGGTATTGCGGATTTTAACGCTTTTGCGAAAGCGGGATTTAAAACATCTATCACTCCTGAAATTGCCTCTTTATTCCAGCATATAAACACGGCTCAAGGAATGCATAGATTAGGGCATTTTATAGACCTAATTACTGTCTTGAAAATTAAGAAAAGCATCTCACTCTCAACGTTTATTTATGAACGTCATATTTCTGAAAAAGATGGAAAACGCATGAGCGCAATCTTTGACTTTACACTAGCAAATTACAGACGAGAGGTGCATTTAAATGATCTCGCATCCTTAACATCTATGACGCCTCATAGCTTTTGCAAGTATTTTAAACAGCGTACCAATAAGTCATATTTTAGCTTTCTTACTGAAGTTCGCATTGCACATGCTTGCTCCTTACTAGAGGCTCAACAAGAAATTTCTATAGCAGATGTTGCAGATCGCTGCGGTTATAAGACCTTGTCGCATTTTAATAAAAGCTTTAAAAAATTGATGAAAATCACTCCTAGCGCCTATAGAAACAAGAATAGATTGTAA
- a CDS encoding response regulator has translation MIDTPLRILIVEDLVSDAFLVQKQIKRFCNNVEISISDKELSLAVALKQFLPDIVVSDFNLEGFTGFDVIKQVKEFNSEIPVIIITGNLNNEEKAAELILQGASGFFLKENLQNLQQKLQPLFEKFISEKQELITRLERQREKDARERELTDYLRHHDFEAYEHKEAIESLKDKVLKFLSIK, from the coding sequence ATGATTGATACTCCACTACGCATACTTATTGTAGAAGACCTAGTATCTGATGCTTTTCTCGTACAAAAACAGATTAAACGCTTTTGTAACAATGTTGAAATCAGCATCTCAGACAAAGAGCTTTCACTCGCTGTAGCTCTCAAACAGTTTTTACCAGACATCGTGGTAAGTGACTTTAATCTTGAGGGATTTACTGGGTTTGATGTGATTAAACAAGTCAAGGAATTTAATAGTGAGATCCCTGTGATTATTATTACAGGAAACCTTAATAACGAAGAGAAAGCAGCAGAGCTTATCTTACAAGGTGCTTCTGGATTTTTCTTGAAAGAAAATCTTCAAAATTTACAACAAAAACTACAACCGCTTTTTGAGAAATTTATTTCAGAAAAGCAAGAGCTTATCACACGTTTAGAAAGACAACGTGAAAAAGATGCTAGAGAGCGCGAGCTTACAGATTACTTGCGTCATCATGACTTTGAAGCTTACGAGCACAAGGAAGCAATAGAATCACTTAAAGACAAAGTTCTCAAATTTTTATCCATAAAATAA
- a CDS encoding sensor histidine kinase produces the protein MDTTESKNIVRSLYLSFFSTLAVIVLVTLLYLASQYSQKWIVHANETTTQIHNVSETLLKAESMLRGYLISKDPEYRIDYKVQIAKLRGEIDQLKKKTLDNPSQQENLRKFEALVNERVLGMDNNMENYVLRTPEENRKRTGRTETLRLIDAINNMRDIMLIEENALLLERKSTYDTIYVLSLIALSIALLLMLYNVYAVRKRLIPLFIKLAENNDALIELVHSRDQEIALKEAQMEMNEDLIHQMEDKNKQLNQFAYIASHDLQEPLRTVDNFIALFEEDYGEKLDGEAGTYFNFIKGATARMKSLITGLLNYSRLGRSGTRSKIDLNKLLNDINADLGTRIEESGTVITKDTLPTVSGYPVELRQLFVNLITNAIKFTPPERSPKIHISVSDSRLYYTFKISDNGLGIKKEHLDKVFNMFTRLHSAKEYEGTGIGLAFCQKIVELHKGKISVASTVGEGSTFTFTLKK, from the coding sequence ATGGATACTACTGAATCTAAAAATATAGTCAGGTCTCTTTACTTAAGTTTTTTTTCGACGCTTGCTGTAATTGTTTTAGTTACGCTCTTATATCTCGCGTCACAGTATTCTCAAAAATGGATTGTTCACGCAAATGAAACAACCACTCAAATACACAATGTATCTGAGACATTATTGAAAGCTGAGAGTATGCTACGAGGGTATTTAATTAGTAAAGACCCGGAATACCGTATTGATTACAAAGTTCAAATAGCGAAATTGAGAGGTGAGATTGATCAACTCAAAAAAAAGACGCTAGATAACCCTTCTCAGCAAGAAAACTTAAGAAAGTTTGAAGCACTGGTAAATGAGCGCGTATTGGGTATGGATAACAATATGGAGAATTATGTCCTCCGTACTCCAGAAGAAAATAGAAAACGCACCGGAAGAACAGAAACATTAAGACTTATAGATGCTATTAATAATATGCGTGATATTATGCTTATTGAGGAAAACGCACTCCTTCTTGAGCGTAAGTCTACATACGACACTATTTACGTCTTAAGTCTCATTGCATTGTCAATAGCCCTGTTATTAATGCTATATAACGTATATGCTGTAAGAAAAAGGCTTATACCACTCTTCATAAAACTTGCAGAAAATAATGACGCTCTAATAGAGTTAGTGCATTCTCGAGATCAAGAAATTGCTCTCAAAGAAGCTCAAATGGAAATGAATGAAGATCTCATTCACCAGATGGAAGACAAGAACAAACAGCTCAACCAGTTTGCCTATATAGCCTCTCACGATTTGCAAGAACCCCTGCGCACGGTAGATAACTTTATCGCGCTTTTTGAAGAAGATTATGGTGAGAAATTAGACGGTGAGGCTGGCACATATTTTAACTTTATAAAAGGGGCTACGGCACGTATGAAAAGTCTGATTACCGGCTTACTCAATTATAGTAGACTGGGCCGCTCTGGGACGCGTTCAAAAATAGACCTCAATAAACTTTTAAACGATATTAATGCAGACTTAGGCACTCGTATAGAAGAGAGTGGAACAGTTATTACTAAGGACACACTCCCTACGGTATCTGGTTATCCTGTAGAATTACGACAGCTTTTTGTAAACTTAATAACAAATGCCATCAAGTTTACTCCTCCAGAACGCTCTCCAAAAATTCATATAAGTGTAAGCGACTCGAGACTATATTATACGTTTAAAATTTCTGATAACGGATTAGGTATTAAAAAAGAGCACTTAGATAAGGTATTTAATATGTTTACACGCCTCCACAGTGCAAAAGAATATGAAGGAACAGGTATAGGTCTTGCCTTCTGTCAAAAAATTGTAGAATTACACAAGGGAAAAATAAGTGTTGCATCTACCGTAGGTGAGGGCAGCACATTTACATTTACTTTAAAAAAATAA
- a CDS encoding response regulator, translating into MQPLREILLIDDSESDNFVHSRVIKKAQVTAKVTIKYSGEEGLTYLKTLIDEDYPRPDLIFLDINMPGMDGFEFLEHYEDLEDVQKAGVVIAMLTTSTSPVDKKKAEKYDLLQHFDNKPLTQENLLKILKEQFPGRFDD; encoded by the coding sequence ATGCAACCACTAAGAGAGATATTACTTATAGATGATTCTGAGTCTGATAATTTTGTACACTCACGTGTAATAAAAAAGGCACAAGTGACTGCAAAAGTGACTATCAAATATTCTGGCGAGGAAGGACTTACTTATCTTAAAACTCTTATAGATGAAGATTACCCACGTCCTGATCTTATTTTCTTAGACATCAATATGCCAGGCATGGATGGTTTCGAATTTTTAGAGCATTATGAAGACTTAGAAGATGTGCAAAAAGCAGGAGTAGTGATTGCGATGCTTACGACCTCTACATCTCCAGTAGATAAAAAGAAGGCCGAAAAGTATGACCTATTGCAACATTTTGATAACAAACCGCTTACTCAAGAAAATCTTCTTAAAATTTTAAAAGAGCAATTTCCAGGACGTTTTGACGATTAA
- a CDS encoding metal-dependent hydrolase, translated as MDSLTQIVLGAAVGEAVLGKKIGNRAMLWGAVAGTIPDLDIVWRYLTDTITATEMHRGFSHSIVFSILAAPLLGWLVHQLKKRSDVGWQGWSKLFFWGLFTHPLLDAFTTWGTQIFWPFNWRVAFNSIFVIDPLYTVPFLICVLIAATRKCGTLSRKRTNNLGIYISTAYLLLTVVIKYIAHQKVVQNLEQQQIAYTQISTRPAPMNTVLWNINVDAGENYLIGDYSLLDSKPITFKAYPKKRSESEALINTSEVQRLITISEGWYILERNQNEWIYNDLRFGLITIDPDNPQFVFRYMLEENNGTITATEDRPDTSNMDAVLGNLWTRIKGN; from the coding sequence ATGGATAGTTTAACTCAGATAGTCCTTGGTGCCGCAGTAGGCGAGGCGGTACTTGGTAAAAAGATAGGTAATAGAGCAATGCTCTGGGGAGCCGTAGCGGGTACCATACCAGATCTTGATATAGTATGGAGATATCTTACAGATACTATCACGGCGACCGAGATGCACCGTGGCTTTAGCCATAGTATTGTATTTTCTATTCTCGCAGCACCCTTGCTTGGATGGCTTGTTCATCAGCTCAAGAAAAGATCAGATGTAGGATGGCAAGGATGGTCAAAGCTTTTTTTCTGGGGTCTTTTTACACATCCATTGCTAGATGCCTTTACTACATGGGGAACACAAATATTTTGGCCATTTAACTGGAGAGTAGCTTTTAATAGCATCTTTGTTATAGATCCATTGTATACCGTGCCTTTCTTAATATGTGTTCTTATTGCAGCTACTAGAAAATGTGGTACGCTTTCGCGAAAGCGTACTAACAACCTTGGCATTTACATAAGCACTGCATATTTATTATTAACGGTTGTAATAAAGTATATCGCACATCAAAAGGTGGTTCAAAATCTTGAGCAGCAGCAAATAGCATATACTCAAATTTCAACGCGTCCAGCCCCAATGAATACTGTGTTGTGGAATATAAACGTAGATGCAGGTGAAAATTATCTTATAGGTGATTACTCTCTGCTTGACTCCAAGCCTATTACTTTTAAGGCATATCCTAAAAAGCGCTCAGAAAGTGAAGCGCTTATCAATACGTCAGAAGTACAAAGGCTTATAACCATTTCTGAAGGATGGTATATTTTAGAAAGAAATCAAAATGAGTGGATTTATAATGACCTCCGCTTTGGACTTATCACTATAGATCCAGATAATCCTCAGTTTGTTTTTAGATACATGCTAGAGGAAAATAATGGTACCATCACCGCCACAGAAGATCGCCCAGACACGTCAAACATGGATGCCGTTTTGGGTAATCTATGGACAAGGATTAAAGGGAATTAA
- a CDS encoding MutS-related protein, giving the protein MTAPTAFYEGQIKTYQKELSEIKRKLNISSTIRLVVFLATGASVYFTLGNTQLLMGCIIAGIISFLLLVSRHSQLQHKRDLSKALLERNETELKVLSRDFYDLPDGGEFHNPEHVFSQDIDLFGRGSFFQYFNRTALDSGSSKLASMLLSNDIDGISQKQEAVKELGELPEWRQLFSAIASLVTTDISADSVLVWLKEYTSFVPKQMKLISRIFSVISLLTLGAYFIGFIAGWWVFVVFGIGLLISGRFFGRINMLSAHTGKIQTTFTQYASLLSRIEEQEFTSDLLVNKRKMVITSEQSSSSILRAFSKHLDALDQRNNFIIGLISNGFFLRDLSIVHNIEGWIATHRDAVEDWFEVIAFFDAYNSLGNYAFNHQAHVFPEITETGTTLVTTGAAHPLLDPKTAVRNDITIKNDEFFIITGANMAGKSTFLRTVALQIVMGNVGLPIFATSASYTPIKLITSMRTTDSLTDDESYFFSELKRLKFIVDQIETDRYFIILDEILKGTNSTDKAEGSRKFIDKLVGAGATGIIATHDLSLCEAANDLKEVKNYYFDAQIINDELFFDYTFKEGICQNMNASFLLKKMGIVV; this is encoded by the coding sequence ATGACAGCACCTACAGCCTTCTATGAAGGACAAATTAAAACATATCAGAAAGAATTATCTGAGATTAAAAGGAAACTTAATATTTCAAGTACCATAAGACTTGTAGTGTTCTTAGCTACAGGAGCAAGTGTGTACTTTACTTTAGGTAACACACAATTACTTATGGGTTGTATAATCGCAGGTATTATTTCTTTTTTATTACTTGTGAGTCGGCACAGCCAGTTGCAGCACAAGCGTGATCTTTCTAAAGCACTTCTAGAGCGCAATGAGACAGAATTAAAAGTACTAAGTAGGGATTTTTATGACCTGCCAGATGGGGGTGAATTTCATAATCCAGAGCATGTGTTTAGCCAAGATATAGACCTTTTTGGGCGTGGCTCCTTCTTTCAGTACTTCAATAGGACAGCCCTTGATAGTGGTTCTTCAAAGCTTGCTTCCATGCTTCTTTCAAATGATATTGATGGAATATCACAAAAGCAAGAAGCTGTAAAAGAGTTAGGCGAGCTGCCAGAATGGAGACAACTATTTAGTGCGATAGCATCATTAGTCACCACAGACATTTCTGCAGACAGTGTGCTCGTGTGGTTAAAAGAGTACACCTCTTTTGTGCCTAAACAAATGAAACTTATCTCACGTATATTTTCTGTAATCTCATTACTTACGCTTGGAGCTTATTTTATAGGATTTATTGCTGGATGGTGGGTGTTTGTAGTGTTTGGGATAGGTTTATTAATAAGCGGCAGGTTCTTTGGTAGAATCAATATGCTCTCTGCACATACAGGTAAGATTCAAACCACATTTACACAATATGCGAGCTTATTATCTAGAATAGAAGAGCAAGAATTTACAAGTGATTTGCTAGTAAATAAGCGTAAAATGGTCATTACATCAGAGCAATCAAGTTCGTCCATTTTGAGAGCTTTTTCAAAACATCTGGACGCACTTGATCAGCGTAACAATTTTATAATTGGACTCATATCTAATGGATTTTTTCTTAGAGATTTAAGTATTGTACACAACATCGAAGGGTGGATTGCAACACATCGCGATGCAGTAGAAGATTGGTTTGAAGTAATCGCTTTTTTTGATGCTTATAACAGTTTAGGAAATTATGCTTTTAATCATCAAGCTCATGTATTTCCAGAGATTACAGAAACTGGAACTACACTAGTTACCACTGGAGCAGCGCATCCTCTTCTAGATCCCAAAACGGCTGTGCGTAATGATATCACTATAAAAAACGATGAGTTCTTTATCATCACAGGCGCAAATATGGCTGGTAAAAGTACCTTCTTAAGAACGGTAGCTCTGCAAATTGTGATGGGCAATGTTGGCTTGCCCATATTTGCAACGAGCGCTTCATATACGCCTATAAAGTTAATTACTAGTATGCGCACCACAGATAGCCTTACAGATGATGAGAGTTACTTTTTTAGCGAACTCAAACGTCTTAAGTTTATTGTAGATCAGATAGAAACAGATCGTTACTTTATCATCTTAGATGAAATTTTAAAAGGAACCAATAGTACAGATAAGGCAGAGGGTTCTCGCAAGTTTATAGATAAACTTGTAGGTGCTGGAGCTACTGGTATTATTGCCACGCATGACCTAAGTTTATGTGAGGCGGCAAATGATCTTAAAGAGGTGAAGAACTACTACTTTGACGCACAAATAATAAACGACGAGCTCTTTTTTGATTACACTTTTAAAGAAGGTATCTGCCAGAATATGAATGCTAGTTTCTTATTGAAGAAAATGGGGATTGTGGTATAA
- a CDS encoding MmcQ/YjbR family DNA-binding protein: MNIESFRTYCLDKKGVTEEFPFDADTLVFKVMGKMFALCSLKRIPLSANLKCDPDQAVILRETHDGAIIPGWHMNKTHWNTCVLEELPSQLLAELIDHSYNLVVSKMTKKQQAELAAL, from the coding sequence GTGAATATAGAATCGTTTAGAACATATTGCCTTGATAAAAAAGGAGTGACGGAAGAATTTCCTTTTGATGCAGACACCTTAGTTTTTAAGGTGATGGGTAAAATGTTTGCACTTTGCTCTTTGAAACGAATTCCACTTTCGGCAAATTTAAAATGTGATCCAGATCAAGCTGTCATTTTGAGAGAGACTCACGATGGAGCTATCATTCCTGGATGGCATATGAATAAAACTCACTGGAATACCTGTGTTCTAGAAGAGTTGCCGTCGCAATTACTAGCAGAGCTTATTGATCATTCTTACAATCTGGTCGTATCAAAAATGACAAAAAAACAACAAGCCGAACTTGCGGCTCTATAA